One window from the genome of Myxococcales bacterium encodes:
- a CDS encoding RNA methyltransferase, which produces MNLILATAAELDARGRVWLCDRRADHIKAMLAPVIGRGYEMGLVGGSIGQGVVTQLDARGVELEFRATGPSRAPLPLHLVVALPRPKVAARILEAATTFGVRSITLINSWRVDKSYFASPLVAPPAIEAALWRGAEQGKITHLPTVTIVNRFMAFIESAPAAGLAMICHPGAPLTMRNACTEAVGQPISATAPAVVVIGPEGGFIDRELQTFADRGFVQVGLSAATLRCEQAVCAALSQFESAR; this is translated from the coding sequence ATGAACCTCATCCTCGCGACCGCCGCCGAGCTAGATGCCCGCGGCCGGGTGTGGCTTTGCGATCGCCGCGCCGATCATATCAAGGCCATGCTCGCACCGGTGATCGGGCGTGGCTACGAGATGGGCCTCGTCGGCGGCTCGATCGGGCAGGGCGTCGTGACGCAACTTGACGCGCGAGGGGTGGAACTAGAATTTCGCGCCACCGGGCCGAGTCGCGCGCCGCTGCCGCTGCACTTGGTGGTTGCGCTGCCGCGGCCAAAAGTCGCGGCACGCATCCTCGAGGCCGCAACCACATTTGGCGTGCGCTCCATAACCCTCATAAACAGCTGGCGCGTCGATAAAAGCTATTTCGCATCGCCGCTGGTCGCGCCGCCGGCTATTGAGGCCGCGCTATGGCGCGGCGCCGAGCAGGGCAAAATTACCCACCTGCCAACGGTCACGATCGTTAACCGATTCATGGCCTTCATCGAATCAGCCCCGGCCGCGGGCCTTGCGATGATCTGTCATCCCGGCGCGCCGCTCACCATGCGCAACGCGTGCACCGAGGCCGTCGGCCAGCCAATTTCAGCAACCGCGCCGGCGGTCGTCGTCATCGGCCCCGAAGGCGGCTTCATCGATCGAGAGCTGCAGACATTTGCCGACCGCGGCTTTGTTCAAGTTGGCCTATCGGCCGCCACGCTGCGCTGTGAGCAGGCTGTCTGTGCGGCGCTCTCTCAGTTTGAGAGTGCGCGTTAG
- the udk gene encoding uridine kinase produces MIVGIAGGTGSGKTTIAQKLAAAIPPGRCSLIEHDAYYRQLAHLSEAERAAVNFDHPSALETELLAAHLVSLRAGRDIDAPIYDYVAHTRSSKTRRIEPCPIIIVEGILVFAEPQLRELFDMKIFVDTDADIRLMRRIRRDIEQRGRTFAAIRDQYYSTVRPMHLEFVEPSKRFADLIIPEGGDNRVALELLLGRFAHVAFGP; encoded by the coding sequence CTGATTGTCGGCATTGCTGGGGGGACCGGCTCGGGCAAGACGACGATCGCGCAAAAGTTGGCGGCCGCGATTCCCCCTGGGCGCTGCAGCCTCATCGAGCACGACGCCTATTATCGCCAATTGGCCCATCTCTCCGAGGCGGAGCGCGCCGCGGTTAATTTTGATCATCCCAGCGCGCTGGAAACCGAGCTGCTCGCGGCACATCTCGTGAGCCTACGCGCCGGGCGCGACATCGATGCGCCCATCTACGACTACGTTGCGCACACGCGCAGCAGCAAGACGCGGCGCATCGAGCCATGCCCCATCATTATCGTCGAGGGCATTTTAGTGTTTGCAGAACCGCAGCTGCGCGAGCTCTTCGACATGAAGATCTTTGTCGACACCGACGCCGATATTCGCCTCATGCGGCGCATCCGCCGCGACATCGAGCAGCGCGGGCGCACGTTCGCTGCCATTCGCGATCAGTATTATTCTACCGTGCGGCCGATGCACCTCGAGTTTGTCGAGCCTTCGAAACGCTTCGCTGATCTCATCATCCCCGAGGGCGGGGATAACCGCGTCGCCCTTGAGCTATTGCTCGGGCGCTTCGCGCACGTCGCGTTCGGACCATGA
- a CDS encoding helix-hairpin-helix domain-containing protein, which translates to MEPQSTPNTSSAPADNPTAADPSASASVSVTTSAEPPPEKSISQQLATAVGGSLPAVEAALALLAAGYAPSFIARHRKAQTKGLRTADLVRLANMHRYVEALTAQRAEALRVLSAGGNGAAELARELALATSRFDIADIVAEHRGGATGAGGSLADRREVRQAVRQLVWQRGNVVVRASETAKAGAAGEMPHTYEQFFELSEKVSLIPANRYLAICRGEAEGALIVGIDVDGAQIANLLKTFVDAAAPSAGDAGVVEAAQAALVAMATSDVRSELRERSESTSIDGLGEHLRKLLTAPPLGPRPVVALAPRLSAASDGVALDETGRLVATFALPAEQDEAALAGFIAFCNAQRAAVVAIGNGPGGMELYVKLRKHARANALASPPVVLVEDAASTEYGTSDLARRELAHVDLSLRPAVWLARRMQDPLVELVKVEPLLLAGPADHPGRTAAGLVAHLELVMTEAVTEVGVDLNTATAEQLTYIVGLGQQHAADIVAHRNVVGGFRRRDELMQVAGMTPLAYEQAASFLRIVGGSEPLDQTRLHPAQYDAARAVAEQLGATVPELLGQRERLAAVDLATLVTPERSRGLVAWLLGELGSPWRDRRAAFKAPKRRDDVVDIHDLTPGMVIEGVVASVAPFGLFIDLGIYQDGLVHISQILKQFGREAARVAVVGHPLRVTVVEVDIPRKRISLLPAPPEPRAARNSPRGARPAAPPRIAQKQAEPSPQLLAALAKPVPGPRPAAPARSARGADAPRPRAPHTGGDRARPSAGAGAGAGASSRRGAARPHQVEEAQVEARPGFGLSGFTNSPFAKLAELKK; encoded by the coding sequence ATGGAACCACAGTCAACCCCAAATACGTCCTCCGCACCCGCCGACAACCCCACCGCAGCGGACCCCTCGGCTTCCGCTTCGGTTTCGGTTACAACGTCGGCCGAGCCTCCACCCGAAAAATCGATTTCGCAGCAACTCGCGACGGCCGTGGGTGGCTCACTGCCCGCCGTAGAGGCTGCGCTTGCGCTGCTTGCGGCGGGGTACGCGCCATCATTTATCGCACGGCATCGCAAGGCGCAAACCAAGGGCCTGCGTACCGCTGACTTGGTGCGCCTTGCCAACATGCATCGCTATGTCGAGGCTCTCACCGCGCAGCGCGCCGAGGCCTTGCGCGTGCTCAGCGCGGGGGGCAACGGGGCTGCCGAGCTGGCGCGCGAACTTGCCTTGGCGACCTCGCGCTTTGACATCGCCGACATCGTCGCGGAGCACCGCGGTGGCGCGACGGGGGCAGGGGGATCGCTCGCCGATCGGCGCGAGGTGCGGCAGGCCGTACGGCAGTTGGTGTGGCAGCGCGGCAACGTGGTGGTGCGCGCGAGCGAGACCGCGAAGGCGGGGGCGGCCGGCGAAATGCCGCATACCTACGAACAATTTTTTGAGCTCAGCGAAAAAGTCTCGCTCATTCCCGCCAATCGTTATCTCGCCATTTGCCGTGGCGAGGCTGAGGGCGCGCTGATCGTCGGCATTGACGTCGACGGTGCACAGATCGCGAATTTGCTGAAAACCTTCGTCGACGCCGCCGCGCCGTCGGCGGGCGACGCCGGGGTGGTCGAAGCGGCGCAAGCCGCGCTCGTGGCGATGGCGACCTCCGACGTGCGCTCGGAGCTGCGCGAGCGCAGCGAGAGCACCTCAATCGACGGGCTCGGCGAACACCTGCGGAAATTGCTGACCGCGCCGCCGCTCGGGCCACGGCCTGTGGTCGCCCTCGCACCGCGCTTGTCCGCCGCCAGCGATGGCGTCGCGCTTGATGAAACCGGGCGGCTGGTGGCGACGTTTGCCTTGCCTGCGGAGCAGGATGAGGCCGCGCTCGCCGGCTTCATCGCGTTTTGCAACGCCCAGCGCGCCGCCGTCGTCGCGATTGGCAACGGGCCGGGCGGCATGGAGCTCTACGTTAAGTTGCGCAAGCACGCCCGGGCCAATGCGCTTGCCAGCCCACCTGTGGTTTTGGTCGAAGACGCCGCGAGCACCGAGTACGGCACGTCAGACTTAGCGCGCCGCGAGCTGGCGCACGTTGATCTATCGCTGCGCCCCGCGGTGTGGCTGGCGCGTCGCATGCAGGATCCTCTGGTCGAGCTGGTTAAGGTCGAGCCGCTGCTCCTCGCCGGGCCAGCCGATCATCCCGGCCGCACGGCGGCAGGCTTGGTGGCGCATTTGGAATTGGTCATGACCGAGGCGGTGACCGAGGTCGGCGTCGATCTCAACACGGCCACCGCGGAGCAACTCACATATATTGTTGGCCTCGGCCAGCAACACGCCGCGGATATCGTTGCGCACCGCAACGTCGTCGGCGGATTTCGTCGGCGCGACGAGCTGATGCAGGTCGCGGGCATGACCCCGCTCGCATATGAGCAAGCGGCCTCGTTTCTGCGTATTGTTGGCGGTAGCGAGCCGCTCGACCAAACCCGGCTGCACCCCGCGCAATATGATGCCGCGCGCGCGGTGGCCGAGCAGCTTGGCGCGACGGTGCCGGAATTGCTCGGACAGCGCGAGCGCCTCGCGGCGGTTGATTTGGCCACGCTCGTGACACCCGAGCGCAGTCGCGGCTTGGTGGCATGGCTCCTGGGGGAGCTCGGATCGCCGTGGCGCGATCGGCGAGCGGCGTTTAAGGCGCCCAAGCGCCGCGATGACGTCGTCGATATTCACGATCTAACTCCGGGGATGGTCATCGAGGGCGTGGTGGCGAGCGTCGCGCCATTTGGCCTGTTCATCGACCTCGGCATCTACCAGGACGGGCTGGTGCACATTTCGCAAATCCTCAAGCAATTTGGGCGTGAGGCCGCGCGGGTTGCCGTCGTTGGTCATCCACTGCGCGTGACCGTGGTCGAGGTCGATATTCCGCGCAAACGCATCTCGCTGTTGCCCGCGCCTCCCGAGCCGCGCGCCGCGCGAAACTCGCCGCGCGGGGCAAGGCCCGCCGCGCCGCCGCGCATCGCGCAAAAACAGGCGGAGCCCTCGCCGCAGCTGCTGGCGGCGTTGGCCAAGCCGGTACCGGGGCCAAGGCCAGCGGCGCCGGCCCGATCAGCCCGCGGCGCAGATGCGCCTCGGCCGCGAGCGCCCCATACCGGCGGCGACCGCGCCAGGCCATCCGCGGGCGCAGGTGCAGGCGCGGGTGCAAGCTCGCGGCGCGGCGCTGCGCGCCCGCATCAAGTTGAAGAGGCTCAGGTCGAAGCGCGTCCGGGCTTTGGCCTCTCTGGGTTCACCAACAGTCCGTTTGCCAAGCTCGCGGAATTGAAAAAATAG
- a CDS encoding GNAT family N-acetyltransferase, which yields MHELKTSVLNEVEALRPWLPQWQALAVAGGQFFVSPTWLLPWWEAFGAALRGQLAVIIVVEGETLVGLAPLYLRKSHVALLEVTEVRLLGDAGPRPAGLDFLAAADKKDRVGALLALAMRQQLGDWDVIDLAPLADPSPTRAQLLSRLAAAGLPMESSAAAGSAYRVALSLLDPNLAANNLAELSPAYALRVEDNIDVILRSISALGRLSRLEWAERDETSPLGDPESAALLGTVMTERARDGAAWCVRVDDAAGEAVAVALMLDDGERSTMVAAAVDPHDRADLSAQLIRGVAAAAAARGRGSLDVMSMAAETALPTLPLVKRSPVAVRIWNRGAAASLHRTYAGVRRGAKVAREAPLVAAAQARAAWSKIREVASHVAAAQRYELMRGQLWTRGITAHGFDMAWMTELDWGAMTDLERTDMLVPLGLNEAQVADFFARGDQAFIARRDRKTAGIVWVSRGRIRMPELGRDVSLGKYDCIVHNVFVAPAFRGQSIAPALLDLLAGELRQLDLYRSWSLVPANHAAPLRAFRKAGFTPVCDVTVARLGRISISPPDPEAKELLGLTRPRGDTNDA from the coding sequence GTGCACGAACTAAAAACGAGCGTGCTGAATGAGGTCGAGGCGTTGCGACCTTGGCTGCCGCAGTGGCAGGCCCTCGCCGTGGCGGGTGGACAGTTTTTTGTTAGCCCAACGTGGCTCCTGCCGTGGTGGGAGGCGTTTGGCGCCGCCCTGCGCGGACAACTGGCCGTCATCATTGTAGTCGAAGGCGAGACCTTGGTCGGCCTGGCGCCGCTCTACCTGCGCAAGTCACACGTCGCCTTGCTTGAGGTCACTGAGGTGCGCTTGCTCGGCGATGCCGGGCCGCGACCCGCCGGCTTAGATTTTCTGGCCGCGGCCGATAAAAAAGATCGCGTCGGCGCCTTGCTGGCGCTGGCCATGCGGCAACAACTTGGCGATTGGGATGTGATCGACCTCGCGCCGCTCGCGGATCCGTCGCCGACGCGGGCGCAGCTTTTATCGCGCTTGGCGGCGGCGGGGTTACCAATGGAGTCAAGCGCCGCCGCGGGTTCCGCTTATCGGGTCGCCTTATCGTTGCTTGATCCGAACTTGGCGGCCAACAACCTCGCCGAATTGTCGCCGGCTTATGCGCTGCGCGTCGAAGACAACATCGACGTCATCTTGCGCAGCATCAGCGCCCTAGGACGCCTAAGCCGCTTGGAGTGGGCCGAACGCGATGAGACCAGCCCACTTGGCGATCCCGAGTCGGCAGCGCTGCTGGGCACCGTCATGACCGAGCGCGCGCGCGACGGCGCCGCGTGGTGCGTGCGCGTTGATGACGCCGCGGGCGAAGCGGTAGCGGTCGCTCTAATGCTCGACGACGGCGAGCGCAGCACGATGGTGGCGGCCGCGGTCGATCCCCATGATCGCGCTGATTTGTCGGCGCAGCTGATTCGCGGCGTTGCGGCGGCAGCCGCGGCGCGCGGGCGCGGTTCGCTTGACGTCATGTCGATGGCCGCCGAGACCGCGTTGCCGACCTTGCCGCTGGTGAAGCGCAGTCCCGTGGCCGTGCGGATTTGGAATCGCGGGGCGGCGGCTTCGCTGCATCGCACCTATGCTGGCGTAAGGCGCGGCGCCAAGGTTGCGCGCGAGGCCCCGTTGGTCGCGGCCGCGCAGGCCCGCGCGGCATGGAGCAAGATTCGCGAGGTCGCTTCGCACGTGGCCGCCGCGCAGCGCTATGAGCTCATGCGTGGCCAGTTGTGGACGCGCGGCATCACGGCCCATGGCTTTGATATGGCGTGGATGACGGAGCTGGATTGGGGTGCCATGACCGATCTCGAGCGCACCGACATGTTGGTGCCGCTTGGGCTCAACGAAGCACAAGTGGCGGATTTCTTTGCACGAGGCGACCAGGCATTCATCGCGCGCCGCGATCGCAAGACGGCAGGCATCGTGTGGGTGTCGCGCGGCCGTATCCGCATGCCCGAGCTGGGACGTGACGTATCGCTTGGGAAGTACGATTGTATCGTGCACAACGTATTCGTCGCGCCGGCGTTTCGCGGGCAATCCATCGCCCCGGCCTTGCTCGATCTGCTAGCAGGTGAGTTGCGGCAGCTTGATCTTTATCGATCGTGGTCGCTGGTTCCGGCCAACCACGCCGCGCCGCTGCGCGCCTTCCGCAAGGCGGGCTTTACGCCGGTATGCGACGTCACGGTCGCGCGGCTCGGCCGCATTAGCATCAGCCCGCCCGACCCAGAAGCCAAGGAGCTGCTTGGTTTGACGCGGCCGCGCGGTGACACCAACGATGCCTAA
- a CDS encoding RsmB/NOP family class I SAM-dependent RNA methyltransferase yields the protein MALWLEEALIDEAEAARFDPAVAWASVRQFAASLQRAPLREQVAVGQSMPDWLAARLLADWGDEAISLAQALSSRAPMTIRSNLLRAPKATLIELLAEQGLEVAAGRYSDTALQLSSRINLFGIEAFKEGYFEAQDEGSQLLADLTYVAAGPKPKLIVDYCAGAGGKTLALAARMSNKGRLVSTDIDDRKLQQLKKRARRARVSNHQAIAISADAWPDELHRLVGTADGVLVDAPCSGTGALRRNPEAKWRMQERDIAEFVAKQRQIARKAAALVRPGGVLVYATCSVLAAENAEQARALAGELPGFAAEPVTGVDAALIDAHGHFVTAPHRTGTDGFFAAVFRRRA from the coding sequence GTGGCGTTGTGGCTGGAGGAGGCGCTCATCGACGAGGCCGAGGCCGCGCGCTTTGATCCCGCCGTGGCGTGGGCCAGCGTGCGCCAGTTCGCCGCGTCGCTGCAGCGCGCCCCGCTGCGCGAGCAAGTGGCCGTCGGCCAGTCCATGCCAGATTGGCTCGCCGCGCGGCTGCTTGCTGATTGGGGGGACGAGGCGATCTCGTTGGCTCAGGCCTTGTCGTCACGTGCCCCGATGACGATTCGATCAAATCTCTTGCGCGCGCCTAAGGCCACGCTGATCGAGCTGTTGGCGGAACAGGGCCTTGAGGTCGCGGCGGGTCGCTACAGCGATACGGCGCTGCAGCTGAGCAGTCGCATCAATCTCTTTGGCATCGAGGCCTTCAAGGAAGGCTACTTCGAGGCGCAAGACGAAGGCAGCCAACTGCTGGCAGATCTTACGTATGTCGCGGCGGGTCCCAAGCCCAAACTTATCGTCGATTACTGCGCGGGCGCTGGCGGCAAGACGCTGGCGTTGGCCGCGCGCATGAGCAACAAGGGACGACTGGTCTCGACGGATATTGACGATCGCAAGCTGCAGCAGCTCAAGAAGCGCGCACGCCGCGCGCGGGTGTCGAACCACCAGGCGATTGCGATCTCGGCCGACGCGTGGCCTGATGAGCTCCATCGCCTGGTCGGCACGGCGGACGGTGTGCTGGTCGATGCGCCGTGTTCCGGCACCGGGGCCCTGCGGCGCAATCCCGAGGCCAAGTGGCGGATGCAAGAGCGCGATATTGCCGAGTTTGTCGCCAAGCAGCGGCAGATCGCGCGCAAGGCGGCGGCGTTGGTGCGGCCGGGCGGCGTCCTCGTTTACGCCACGTGTTCGGTGCTTGCCGCCGAAAACGCGGAACAGGCGCGCGCGCTCGCTGGCGAGCTCCCCGGGTTTGCCGCAGAGCCCGTTACCGGTGTGGACGCGGCGCTGATCGACGCCCATGGACATTTCGTGACCGCGCCACATCGTACCGGCACCGACGGATTTTTTGCCGCCGTCTTTCGCCGCCGCGCATAA
- a CDS encoding DUF3306 domain-containing protein: protein MPVGQRSFLRRWDRRRQGRVKPPQPPHQAKQGFRDKAPIVGPQPRVLAKGHREAIGDEAPVKPRALPKLKQKRKPSVRRSSTCFMTKRINKRLRDAAVIRNVRFARVFHSIGH, encoded by the coding sequence ATGCCCGTCGGTCAGCGATCGTTTTTGCGACGATGGGACCGCCGCCGCCAAGGCCGCGTCAAGCCGCCGCAGCCCCCGCACCAAGCCAAACAAGGTTTCCGCGACAAAGCGCCGATCGTGGGACCCCAGCCACGCGTGCTCGCGAAAGGTCACCGCGAGGCGATCGGTGACGAAGCCCCAGTCAAGCCGCGTGCGCTGCCAAAGCTCAAGCAGAAGCGCAAGCCGTCGGTCAGGCGAAGTTCCACTTGTTTTATGACAAAGCGCATCAATAAGCGCCTGCGCGATGCGGCGGTCATACGCAATGTCAGATTTGCTCGTGTCTTTCACTCGATCGGCCATTGA
- a CDS encoding Glu/Leu/Phe/Val dehydrogenase, with amino-acid sequence MSIETKATTTAGNTGASAGPTDEATSLKDRGNLFDVATHQIDKAMKLIKLDPDVVEILAQPKNEIIVNFPVRMDDGKFKMFKGYRVQHNNILGPFKGGMRYHHEANLDEMKALASWMTYKSALHEIPFGGGKGGIKLNPREHSQVELERVTRRFTAALGSNIGPEWDIPAPDVGTNEQTMVWMMDTYMNIVGQHEKNSVRGVVTGKSVTSGGSRGRRQATGQGVVHCITEWAADKHVNLDGCPIIIQGFGNVGSYTARLLSKMGAVVIGVGDAGGYIANPEGLNAHKLGEHLAATGSVAGYKNGAKITRDEFFGLDAQIFVPAALELEIGLKEAKALKAKVVVEGANGPTYPEAEDYLVGKGVDIIPDILCNSGGVIVSYYEWLQNKRAEQWEEDDVLDRLEKRMKQTYHNVKRYAASHKTDWRTASYAIGLERLELCYRERGIFP; translated from the coding sequence ATGAGCATAGAGACAAAGGCAACCACTACGGCCGGCAATACCGGGGCTTCCGCGGGGCCCACCGACGAGGCCACCAGCCTTAAAGATAGAGGCAACCTCTTTGACGTTGCCACCCATCAAATTGATAAGGCAATGAAGCTTATCAAGCTCGACCCCGACGTGGTCGAGATTCTCGCCCAACCCAAGAACGAGATCATCGTGAACTTTCCCGTCCGCATGGACGATGGCAAGTTCAAGATGTTCAAGGGCTACCGCGTCCAGCACAACAACATCCTCGGGCCGTTCAAGGGCGGGATGCGCTACCACCACGAAGCCAACCTCGACGAGATGAAGGCGCTCGCGTCGTGGATGACCTATAAATCGGCGCTGCACGAAATTCCGTTTGGCGGCGGCAAGGGCGGCATCAAGCTCAATCCTCGCGAGCACTCGCAGGTCGAGCTCGAGCGCGTCACGCGGCGCTTCACCGCCGCGCTGGGCAGCAACATCGGCCCGGAATGGGACATTCCCGCACCCGACGTCGGCACCAACGAGCAGACCATGGTGTGGATGATGGATACGTATATGAACATCGTCGGCCAGCACGAAAAAAATTCGGTGCGCGGCGTGGTCACAGGCAAGAGCGTCACCTCGGGCGGCAGCCGCGGTCGCCGCCAAGCCACCGGGCAAGGCGTCGTGCACTGCATCACCGAGTGGGCCGCCGACAAGCACGTCAATCTCGACGGTTGTCCTATTATCATCCAAGGCTTTGGCAACGTCGGCAGCTATACCGCGCGACTGCTCTCTAAAATGGGCGCCGTGGTGATCGGCGTCGGCGATGCCGGCGGCTACATCGCCAATCCCGAGGGCCTCAATGCGCATAAGCTTGGCGAGCACCTCGCCGCGACGGGCTCGGTTGCCGGCTATAAAAATGGCGCCAAGATCACGCGAGACGAATTTTTTGGCCTCGATGCGCAAATCTTTGTGCCCGCGGCGCTGGAGCTTGAAATTGGCCTCAAAGAAGCCAAGGCGCTCAAGGCCAAGGTCGTCGTCGAGGGCGCCAACGGCCCGACGTATCCCGAAGCCGAAGACTACTTGGTCGGCAAAGGCGTCGATATCATTCCCGACATTCTGTGCAATTCGGGCGGCGTGATCGTTTCGTATTACGAGTGGCTGCAAAACAAGCGCGCCGAACAATGGGAAGAAGACGACGTGCTCGACCGCCTCGAAAAGCGGATGAAGCAGACCTATCACAACGTCAAGCGCTACGCCGCCAGCCACAAGACGGACTGGCGCACCGCCTCCTATGCGATCGGGCTCGAGCGCCTTGAGCTGTGCTATCGCGAGCGCGGCATTTTCCCATAG
- a CDS encoding adenylyltransferase/cytidyltransferase family protein, which yields MSGQTASASPRVVHGSAAFATAAPVVVVLGNFDGVHLGHQALLARARQLAEQISGRVVAYTFDPHPAQVLAPSRAPIALYDASQKAELLTRHGADVVVIEPFTSAFASLSAMAFLDDVLIASLGARAVVVGYDFTYGAGRSGNAHTLMADGEARGLEVIVVAPIADADAAISSTRIRGHLGRGELAAASKCLGRRYCVTGEVVTGKQRGRTLGFPPQMSR from the coding sequence ATGTCCGGCCAGACCGCCAGCGCTAGCCCGCGCGTTGTGCACGGATCAGCGGCCTTTGCCACCGCCGCGCCAGTCGTCGTCGTGCTCGGCAATTTTGATGGCGTACATCTCGGCCACCAAGCATTGCTCGCGCGGGCGCGGCAGCTCGCCGAACAAATCTCTGGCCGCGTCGTGGCCTATACCTTTGATCCGCACCCGGCGCAGGTGTTGGCCCCATCGCGGGCGCCCATCGCGCTCTACGATGCCTCCCAAAAAGCGGAGTTGCTCACGCGGCATGGCGCCGACGTGGTCGTGATCGAGCCGTTCACGTCCGCGTTTGCGAGCCTGAGCGCGATGGCCTTTCTCGATGACGTATTAATAGCGTCACTCGGCGCGCGCGCGGTGGTCGTCGGCTACGACTTCACGTATGGCGCCGGGCGCAGCGGCAACGCCCACACGCTCATGGCTGACGGCGAGGCGCGCGGGCTCGAGGTGATCGTGGTCGCGCCCATTGCCGACGCCGACGCCGCCATCTCCTCCACGCGGATTCGCGGCCACCTGGGGCGTGGCGAACTCGCCGCCGCCAGCAAGTGTCTCGGGCGGCGTTACTGCGTCACCGGCGAGGTGGTTACCGGCAAGCAACGCGGACGCACGCTTGGGTTTCCACCGCAAATGTCGCGGTAG
- a CDS encoding riboflavin kinase, producing the protein MRIRGEGNEQADARHAVASLGLNPTFADLAHPVLEVHVIGWEGDLYGADVEVCFWGFLRAEAKFDSAAALVAQMHLDLRASQALLAQAATTQEF; encoded by the coding sequence TTGCGCATCCGCGGCGAGGGCAATGAACAAGCAGATGCGCGCCACGCCGTGGCCAGCCTAGGCCTGAATCCAACGTTTGCCGATCTGGCTCACCCGGTGCTCGAGGTGCACGTCATTGGGTGGGAGGGTGACCTCTACGGTGCCGACGTCGAAGTCTGCTTCTGGGGGTTTTTGCGCGCCGAGGCAAAATTCGACTCAGCCGCGGCGCTGGTCGCGCAAATGCACCTCGATCTGCGCGCCAGCCAAGCGCTCCTAGCCCAGGCCGCGACCACCCAGGAATTTTAA
- a CDS encoding 4-hydroxy-tetrahydrodipicolinate synthase, which yields MPTLFRGCHTAIVTPFRNGRVDLPALEQLVNWQIEAGIDGIVAVGTTGESATLSVEEHVEVVANVVRTAAGRVPVIAGAGANATAEAIELSQRAADVGANGLLHVTPYYNKPSQEGLFRHYEAIAASTKLPILLYNVPSRTACDLLPATVQRLASIDNIVGIKDATGQLSRYTELLLLVGSRLTVLAGDDATTFPLYAIGGHGVISVVSNIAPAKMAQMWDHAHAGRMQQAAALHLELHTLISLLFAETSPAPVKAALAHVGRLANELRLPLVPATSELASKLAAELGRLELR from the coding sequence ATGCCAACGCTATTTAGAGGCTGCCACACCGCCATCGTCACGCCATTTCGAAATGGTCGCGTCGACCTGCCGGCCTTAGAGCAACTCGTCAACTGGCAGATCGAGGCCGGCATCGACGGCATCGTCGCCGTCGGCACGACCGGCGAATCGGCGACGCTTAGCGTTGAGGAGCATGTCGAGGTCGTGGCCAACGTTGTGCGCACCGCGGCGGGCCGGGTGCCGGTTATCGCCGGGGCGGGCGCCAATGCGACCGCAGAGGCGATCGAGCTCTCACAGCGCGCGGCCGACGTCGGTGCCAATGGGCTCTTGCACGTAACGCCTTACTATAACAAACCGAGCCAGGAGGGTCTCTTTCGCCACTATGAGGCGATCGCGGCGTCGACCAAACTTCCAATCTTGCTCTACAACGTGCCGTCGCGCACCGCATGCGATTTGCTGCCCGCGACGGTGCAGCGGCTGGCCTCGATCGACAACATCGTCGGCATCAAGGACGCAACCGGACAGCTCAGCCGCTACACCGAGCTTTTGCTCCTCGTCGGCTCGCGCTTAACCGTGTTGGCAGGCGATGACGCGACGACGTTTCCGCTCTATGCGATCGGCGGCCACGGCGTCATCTCCGTGGTGTCCAACATCGCGCCTGCCAAGATGGCGCAGATGTGGGACCACGCACACGCGGGCCGCATGCAACAAGCCGCGGCCTTGCACCTCGAGCTGCATACGCTGATTTCGCTGCTTTTTGCGGAGACTAGCCCTGCCCCGGTTAAGGCCGCCCTCGCCCATGTCGGCCGCCTCGCCAATGAACTCCGCCTGCCGCTTGTGCCGGCGACCAGCGAGCTCGCCAGCAAGCTTGCCGCCGAGCTCGGGCGCCTGGAATTGCGATGA